The Candidatus Zixiibacteriota bacterium genomic interval CTAAAGGTCTTATATCCAACGGTCGGTTTGATGACGGAATACTGAACATGATCGAGATGGCGTTTCGCGCTTACGATCCGTGTCATGGCTGCGCGACCCATGCCCTGCCGGGTCAAATGCCGCTGATCGTGCGTGTGTATGACACTGAACGCGAACTTGTACAGGAAATCAGACGCGATTAAGCTATGAAGATACTGGTACTCGGATTGGGAAACGACCTGTTAAGCGATGACAGTATAGGTTTGCTCGTAGCTCGAGAGCTATCCAAAGAATGCTCTAAAGCGGTCGACGTCATCGAGAGCGATCTCTGTGGTCTGGCACTTCTGGATTTGCTGGTTGGCTATGAGCGGGCGATCATTATCGATGCCATGCACACAGGGAAACATCGGCCGGGAACAGTTGTCGAACTGGCTCCTGACAGCTTCAGCAGAATCCCGAACCCTTCGCCCCACTACGCAGGCCTGCCGGAACTCACAGCGCTGGCCCAGCAGTTGAACCTGAAATTTCCAGCACAAATCAAGATCCTTGCCGTCGAAGCAGGCAACCTGCATACAGTCGGCGGTGATCTGAGTCGACCGGTGGTGAAAGCGCTGACTGAAGTCGTGCATCGTGTCAGGATGTGCCTGCAATCGTGGGAGAAAGATGCTGCCGATAACTGAATGTTTGCGAGAGTTTGTGATATGCATGAACTGAGTATCGCGAATAACATTATTGATATCGCACTGGAGGAGATTGCGAGACGAGGTCTGGATGTGATCGAGTCAATCGGCGTCAGGATCGGCGCTCTGACTTGCGTATGCCCTGAAGCACTATCGTTTGGTTTTGAAGCGGCGACCATTGATACGCCCCTTGCCCTCACAAAGCTCATTATCGAGCAGGTACCCATAAAGGGAAAGTGTAAATCGTGTAATAGCGAATTGGCAGTGAAGGAATTCGTGTTTCTATGCCCCTCTTGTGGTTCAAGGGATCTGGAGATAACACAGGGGGAGGAGCTGGAAATAGCATATATGCAGGTGAGATATGAAAGTGTTTCTTAGTTGGAGCATTTTTGCCCAAGTGCACGGTAATCTTGTCATATTGCAGGTGAATCATGAATGAGAAGATCTCTATTGAGAAGAAAATCCTTTCTGAGAACGATCGGTTGGCTGTCCTGATTCGAGAGGGGTTGAGCGAAAGGCAGATTGTATCGCTAAATCTTGTAAGTTCCCCTGGATCGGGGAAGACATCTCTACTAGAGAAAACCTTGGGAACGCTGAACGATGAGTTGCGAATAGCAGTATTCGCCGGAGATGTGCAGACCGAACACGACGCCGAACGCCTCAGACGGGCCGGGGGCAGAACTGTGAAACCGATCATTACCGGTGGCGCCTGTCACCTTGATGCCAGGATGGTCATCCAAGCGCTGGATCAGCTCGATCTGCGTAACATCGATCTGCTATTCATCGAGAATGTCGGAAACCTGGTTTGTCCCGCAAGCTATGACCTCGGAGAAGAGATGAAAGTCGTGCTGATCAGCACGACCGAAGGAGATGACAAACCATTAAAGTACCCGGCGATGTTCCGTCGTTCATCGGCACTGGTGATAAACAAGACTGATCTGTTGGGACTGTCCGATTTCGATGTGAGACAGGCAAGGGAGAACGCTCTCAGGATCAATGGGAATTTGAATACGTTTGAGATTTCTTGCAAAACCGATGAAGGACTGGAATTGTGGTACGACTGGCTGAGGAAATTGGTGGCACGGAAAAGGCAGACTGTGCCGAATGGCTGAGCATCTTCAAACGAGTGCTCGTATGGGCTGTGTCCTCTGAGCTAGCAGGCTGCGGCGATACAGTCGGACGAGCGATAGCTCGCGGTCGGAACTGGCGAAGTGGCAGGAACATGGATGTATCCATAGAACTTGCCTCGCATTTCCGGGAGCTTGCCGTCCGCGGCTGGTAATTGTGGGGAAGGGATAATAATCATGGCCGTATTCACATTCAAGGACGGGCAGTCTCAGGTAGGTATTGTAGATATATCAGATCTCGTGAGACATTTTGTGATTATCTTAGGTCACACCATGGAGGTATGTATGTCGAAGAAGGTCATGCGATCTGCGCCCATCTGGGATCGACGACGGAACAGAGAAGGGTTATGAAGAGGGTTGCACGAGGGGAGCTATTGTTAATTCTCCTAACTCTATCTGCTTTTTATTTAACTCGGAACCCCTTAGGGTGAATCCCTCGGGGTCTTCTTGTTTTTACCGTCTAATCAACAACTTACGCCGTCTCACACATTCCGTCTGATTCTCCGTTTCGAATACGAAAATGTTGAGTATTGACGCAACCGT includes:
- a CDS encoding hydrogenase maturation protease, coding for MKILVLGLGNDLLSDDSIGLLVARELSKECSKAVDVIESDLCGLALLDLLVGYERAIIIDAMHTGKHRPGTVVELAPDSFSRIPNPSPHYAGLPELTALAQQLNLKFPAQIKILAVEAGNLHTVGGDLSRPVVKALTEVVHRVRMCLQSWEKDAADN
- a CDS encoding hydrogenase maturation nickel metallochaperone HypA, with the protein product MHELSIANNIIDIALEEIARRGLDVIESIGVRIGALTCVCPEALSFGFEAATIDTPLALTKLIIEQVPIKGKCKSCNSELAVKEFVFLCPSCGSRDLEITQGEELEIAYMQVRYESVS
- the hypB gene encoding hydrogenase nickel incorporation protein HypB — encoded protein: MNEKISIEKKILSENDRLAVLIREGLSERQIVSLNLVSSPGSGKTSLLEKTLGTLNDELRIAVFAGDVQTEHDAERLRRAGGRTVKPIITGGACHLDARMVIQALDQLDLRNIDLLFIENVGNLVCPASYDLGEEMKVVLISTTEGDDKPLKYPAMFRRSSALVINKTDLLGLSDFDVRQARENALRINGNLNTFEISCKTDEGLELWYDWLRKLVARKRQTVPNG